In Cicer arietinum cultivar CDC Frontier isolate Library 1 chromosome 7, Cicar.CDCFrontier_v2.0, whole genome shotgun sequence, a single window of DNA contains:
- the LOC101511390 gene encoding uncharacterized protein, translating into MENNIPIITKRMWSMIRVALFMLRKGISKGKLMMDLNMMLKRRSKLAGKAITNLMFPHHHGGSTSSRRNNDTTQKFSTTREYEFSCSNTPNYIFALNNNKRNRHNNFFACAHAPHTLEEETVAVNVVKVVLENMVNNREVMVEASPALPGFGRTPNVRQLRVTDSPFPLHDTDTEAEVDKAAEAFIKRFYTQLRKQD; encoded by the coding sequence ATGGAAAACAACATACCAATAATAACAAAGAGAATGTGGAGCATGATACGTGTGGCCTTATTCATGTTAAGAAAAGGCATATCAAAGGGAAAACTAATGATGGATCTCAACATGATGCTCAAACGCCGTAGCAAACTCGCCGGAAAAGCCATCACCAACCTCATGTTCCCTCACCACCACGGTGGCTCCACCTCAAGCCGCCGCAACAACGACACAACCCAAAAATTCTCTACCACAAGGGAGTATGAGTTTAGCTGTAGCAACACACCAAATTACATATTTGCCCTTAACAACAACAAGCGAAACCGCCACAACAACTTTTTCGCGTGTGCTCATGCACCTCACACACTCGAAGAAGAAACTGTGGCGGTTAATGTTGTTAAGGTTGTGTTGGAAAACATGGTAAATAACCGCGAAGTGATGGTGGAGGCTTCCCCGGCACTGCCGGGGTTCGGCCGGACTCCTAATGTGAGGCAATTGAGGGTGACGGACTCGCCGTTCCCGTTGCACGACACCGACACGGAGGCCGAGGTGGACAAGGCGGCGGAAGCGTTCATAAAGAGATTCTACACACAATTGAGGAAGCAAGATTAA